In Janibacter cremeus, a genomic segment contains:
- a CDS encoding LysM peptidoglycan-binding domain-containing protein: MTALTVTHGAPVGVPAARPARTRHLVSVPTGEAAPTATKGAVRLTRRGRLTMTVATLALASVAGAGVAFGGQAAAPEQVTVETGQTLTSIAALEMSGVPTDDAITRIRQANDLSTSHVHAGQTLLIPAS; this comes from the coding sequence ATGACCGCACTCACCGTCACCCACGGCGCGCCGGTTGGTGTGCCCGCAGCCCGACCGGCCCGCACCCGCCACCTCGTATCCGTCCCCACGGGCGAGGCGGCCCCCACTGCGACGAAGGGGGCGGTGCGGCTGACGCGCCGCGGCCGCCTCACGATGACTGTGGCCACCCTGGCGCTCGCCTCGGTCGCCGGCGCGGGCGTGGCCTTCGGTGGCCAGGCGGCCGCTCCCGAGCAGGTCACCGTCGAGACGGGGCAGACGCTGACCTCGATCGCCGCACTCGAGATGTCCGGCGTGCCGACGGACGACGCGATCACCCGCATCCGGCAGGCCAACGACCTGTCCACGAGCCACGTCCACGCGGGGCAGACCCTGCTCATTCCCGCCTCCTGA
- a CDS encoding glutaredoxin domain-containing protein yields the protein MGRWTSALVLLLAGVALAIQGVRSDNSSNFVLCVGALVVAWWFSPLNGRGGPRHTEVESRPDDFPVVIYWRPGCVYCMRLRGALGKDKDRATWISIWADEDAAAFVRSVNNGNETVPTVRVGETVRTNPDPAIIKTALR from the coding sequence ATGGGTAGATGGACGTCCGCACTGGTACTGCTGCTCGCGGGCGTCGCCCTGGCCATCCAAGGGGTCCGCAGCGACAACTCATCCAACTTCGTGCTGTGCGTCGGCGCCCTCGTCGTCGCGTGGTGGTTCTCCCCACTCAACGGTCGGGGTGGGCCGCGGCACACCGAGGTCGAGTCACGGCCGGATGACTTCCCCGTCGTCATCTACTGGCGCCCGGGCTGCGTGTACTGCATGCGCCTGCGCGGCGCTCTCGGCAAGGACAAGGACCGGGCAACTTGGATCAGCATCTGGGCGGACGAGGATGCGGCGGCCTTCGTCCGCTCGGTCAACAACGGCAACGAAACCGTCCCCACCGTGCGGGTCGGCGAGACGGTCCGCACCAACCCCGACCCAGCGATCATCAAGACCGCCCTTCGCTGA
- a CDS encoding vitamin B12-dependent ribonucleotide reductase, which produces MTETAGKSSARRGSRTTKGLTIERIHTTEGVHPYDEVTWEKRDVVQQNWKTGATIFEQRGVEFPDFWSLNASTIVTTKYFRGALDTPQRETGLKQLIDRVVLTYVKAGKDNGYFATDTDAEIFEHELTYALLHQIFSFNSPVWFNVGTKSPQQVSACFILSVDDSMDSILGWYKEEGFIFKGGSGAGLNLSRIRSSKELLSSGGTASGPVSFMRGADASAGTIKSGGATRRAAKMVVLDVDHPDIEEFVETKAKEEHKIRALRDAGFDMDLGGSDITSVQYQNANNSVRVNDEFMRAVDEGTDFGLKSRTDGSVIESVDARELMGKIAQAAWECADPGIQYDDTINDWHTNPESGRITASNPCSEYMSLDNSSCNLASLNLLKFLGDDDTFDAERFQKVAELVITAMDISICFADFPTEAIGDTTRDFRQLGIGYANLGALLMATGHGYDSDGGRALAASITSLLTGASYKRSAEMAGIVGPYAGYARNADAHKRVMRKHQAANDEIRTLHTMDRSIHQQATKAWDAVVKVGEKNGYRNAQASVLAPTGTIGFMMDCDTTGIEPDFSLVKFKKLVGGGSMQIVNLTIPRALKLLGYTEETSEAIVEYIADKGHVIDAPGLKPEHYEVFDTAMGQRAIAPMGHVRMMAAVQPFLSGAISKTVNLPESATVEEIADVYSQGWKLGLKALAVYRDNCKVGQPLSDGGSTAKGAKADAEAAAAGAAEKVIEYRPLRRRLPKRRASQTTSFAVGGAEGYLTSGTYEDGELGEIFLKFGKQGSTLAGLMDAFSIAISIALQHGVPLETYVEKFTNLRFEPAGMTDDPDVRMAQSIMDYVFRRLALDYLDFDTRSFMGIHTADERSRQLETGSYAPSSSDDDEDYDDESYSQTVATKETKPVAKEESSDNSGSGSASTREADATVHSSAELMEKLQGKASDAPMCMTCGTKMRPAGSCYVCEGCGSTSGCS; this is translated from the coding sequence ATGACCGAGACCGCCGGTAAGTCCAGCGCACGTCGCGGCTCCCGCACGACCAAGGGGCTGACGATCGAGCGCATCCACACCACTGAGGGCGTCCACCCCTATGACGAGGTCACCTGGGAGAAGCGTGACGTCGTCCAGCAGAACTGGAAGACCGGCGCGACGATCTTCGAGCAGCGCGGAGTCGAGTTCCCCGACTTCTGGTCGCTGAACGCCTCGACGATCGTCACGACGAAGTACTTCCGCGGCGCTCTCGACACCCCGCAGCGCGAGACCGGCCTGAAGCAGCTCATCGACCGTGTCGTGCTCACCTATGTCAAGGCCGGCAAGGACAACGGGTACTTCGCCACGGACACCGACGCCGAGATCTTCGAGCACGAGCTCACCTACGCCCTGCTCCACCAGATCTTCAGCTTCAACTCCCCGGTGTGGTTCAACGTCGGGACCAAGAGCCCGCAGCAGGTCAGCGCGTGCTTCATCCTCTCCGTCGATGACTCCATGGACTCGATCCTGGGTTGGTACAAGGAGGAGGGCTTCATCTTCAAGGGCGGCTCCGGTGCCGGCCTGAACCTCTCGCGCATCCGCTCCTCCAAGGAGCTGCTCTCCTCCGGTGGCACCGCCTCCGGCCCGGTCTCCTTCATGCGTGGTGCCGACGCCTCCGCGGGCACGATCAAGTCCGGTGGCGCGACCCGTCGCGCGGCGAAGATGGTCGTCCTGGACGTCGACCACCCGGACATCGAGGAGTTCGTCGAGACGAAGGCCAAGGAGGAGCACAAGATCCGTGCGCTGCGTGACGCCGGCTTCGACATGGACCTCGGCGGCTCGGACATCACCTCCGTGCAGTACCAGAACGCGAACAACTCGGTGCGTGTCAACGACGAGTTCATGCGCGCGGTCGACGAGGGCACCGACTTCGGTCTGAAGTCGCGCACCGACGGCTCGGTCATCGAGAGCGTCGACGCCCGCGAGCTGATGGGCAAGATCGCCCAGGCCGCGTGGGAGTGCGCCGACCCGGGCATCCAGTACGACGACACGATCAACGACTGGCACACCAACCCCGAGTCGGGCCGGATCACCGCGTCCAACCCGTGCAGCGAGTACATGTCCCTGGACAACTCCTCCTGCAACCTCGCCTCGCTGAACCTGCTGAAGTTCCTCGGTGACGACGACACCTTCGACGCCGAGCGCTTCCAGAAGGTCGCGGAGCTGGTCATCACCGCGATGGACATCTCGATCTGCTTCGCTGACTTCCCGACCGAGGCGATCGGTGACACCACGCGTGACTTCCGCCAGCTGGGCATCGGCTACGCCAACCTCGGTGCGCTGCTCATGGCGACCGGTCACGGCTACGACTCCGACGGCGGTCGCGCCCTCGCGGCGTCGATCACCTCGCTGCTGACGGGTGCCTCCTACAAGCGCTCCGCCGAGATGGCCGGCATCGTCGGGCCGTACGCCGGTTACGCCCGCAACGCCGACGCGCACAAGCGGGTCATGCGCAAGCACCAGGCGGCCAACGACGAGATCCGCACGCTGCACACGATGGACCGCTCGATCCACCAGCAGGCCACCAAGGCCTGGGATGCGGTCGTGAAGGTCGGGGAGAAGAACGGCTACCGCAACGCGCAGGCGTCGGTGCTCGCCCCGACCGGGACGATCGGCTTCATGATGGACTGCGACACCACGGGCATCGAGCCGGACTTCTCGCTGGTGAAGTTCAAGAAGCTCGTCGGTGGCGGCTCGATGCAGATCGTCAACCTGACGATCCCGCGTGCGCTGAAGTTGCTCGGTTACACCGAGGAGACCTCCGAGGCGATCGTGGAGTACATCGCCGACAAGGGCCACGTCATCGACGCCCCGGGTCTGAAGCCGGAGCACTACGAGGTCTTCGACACCGCCATGGGTCAGCGCGCCATCGCGCCGATGGGTCACGTGCGGATGATGGCTGCGGTGCAGCCCTTCCTCTCCGGCGCGATCTCCAAGACGGTCAACCTGCCGGAGAGCGCCACGGTCGAGGAGATCGCGGACGTCTACTCCCAGGGGTGGAAGCTCGGCCTGAAGGCCCTGGCGGTCTACCGCGACAACTGCAAGGTCGGTCAGCCGCTGTCTGATGGCGGGTCCACGGCGAAGGGGGCCAAGGCCGACGCGGAGGCCGCTGCGGCCGGCGCGGCGGAGAAGGTCATCGAGTACCGCCCGCTGCGTCGTCGCCTCCCGAAGCGTCGCGCCTCGCAGACCACGAGCTTCGCCGTGGGTGGGGCCGAGGGGTACCTGACCTCGGGCACCTACGAGGACGGTGAGCTGGGCGAGATCTTCCTGAAGTTCGGCAAGCAGGGCTCGACCCTGGCCGGCCTGATGGATGCCTTCTCGATCGCGATCTCGATCGCGCTGCAGCACGGTGTCCCGCTGGAGACCTACGTCGAGAAGTTCACCAACCTGCGCTTCGAGCCGGCCGGCATGACGGACGACCCGGACGTGCGGATGGCGCAGTCGATCATGGACTATGTCTTCCGTCGTCTGGCGCTGGACTACCTGGACTTCGACACCCGGTCCTTCATGGGCATCCACACCGCCGATGAGCGCTCGCGCCAGCTGGAGACCGGCTCGTACGCCCCGTCGTCCTCCGACGATGACGAGGACTACGACGACGAGTCCTACAGCCAGACCGTGGCCACCAAGGAGACCAAGCCGGTCGCCAAGGAGGAGTCGAGCGACAACTCCGGCAGCGGCAGCGCCTCCACCCGCGAGGCCGACGCCACGGTCCACTCCTCGGCCGAGCTGATGGAGAAGCTCCAGGGCAAGGCCTCGGACGCACCGATGTGCATGACCTGCGGGACCAAGATGCGCCCCGCCGGCTCCTGCTACGTCTGCGAGGGTTGCGGCTCGACCAGCGGTTGCAGCTGA
- the nrdR gene encoding transcriptional regulator NrdR has protein sequence MHCPFCRHTDSRVIDSRTADDGSAIRRRRQCPECSRRFTTLESASLSVTKRSGAAEPFSRAKVLSGVRKACQGRPVTEDQLALLAQRVEESIRSQGSAEIDAHEVGMAILPPLRELDEVAYLRFASVYQSFDSLEDFEAAIGALRREQVPATASSTP, from the coding sequence ATGCACTGTCCGTTCTGCCGGCACACCGACTCCCGGGTCATCGACAGCCGGACCGCCGATGACGGCAGTGCGATCCGTCGCCGGCGTCAGTGTCCGGAGTGCTCCCGGCGTTTCACCACGCTGGAGAGCGCGAGCCTGTCGGTGACCAAGCGGTCGGGGGCCGCCGAGCCGTTCAGCCGGGCCAAGGTGCTCTCCGGTGTCCGCAAGGCCTGCCAGGGCCGACCGGTGACCGAGGACCAGCTCGCCCTCCTCGCCCAGCGCGTGGAGGAGAGCATCCGCTCGCAGGGCAGCGCCGAGATCGACGCCCACGAGGTGGGCATGGCGATCCTGCCTCCGCTGCGAGAGCTCGACGAGGTCGCCTACCTGCGCTTCGCGTCCGTCTACCAGTCCTTCGACTCGCTCGAGGACTTCGAGGCGGCCATCGGCGCACTGCGCCGGGAGCAAGTGCCCGCCACCGCGAGCAGCACCCCCTAG
- the lexA gene encoding transcriptional repressor LexA: MSKGTSKDADGSDSTVRHLPERDNGESLTARQRKVLEVIRTAVATRGYPPSLREIGQLVGLTSPSSVAHQLSSLERKGYLRRDPNRPRAIEVISPDADADAVIADTADFGGMRGGATADDDVVDVTGSGDERPEASYVPVLGEIAAGVPITAEELVDDVFPLPKQVVGEGSLFLLKVVGDSMVDAAICDGDWVVVRQQPQADNGDIVAAMLDNEATVKTFKRTDGHVWLLPHNPAFDPIDGDHATILGKVTAVLRSL; encoded by the coding sequence ATGAGCAAGGGCACGAGCAAGGACGCGGACGGCAGCGACAGCACCGTGCGTCACCTCCCGGAGCGGGACAACGGCGAGAGCCTGACCGCCCGCCAGCGCAAGGTGCTCGAGGTCATCCGCACCGCCGTCGCGACCCGGGGCTACCCGCCGAGCCTGCGTGAGATCGGGCAGCTCGTCGGCCTGACCAGCCCGAGCTCGGTCGCCCACCAGCTCTCCTCCCTGGAGCGCAAGGGCTACCTGCGCCGCGACCCCAACCGCCCCCGCGCGATCGAGGTCATCTCCCCCGACGCGGACGCCGATGCCGTCATCGCCGACACCGCGGACTTCGGTGGCATGCGCGGTGGCGCCACCGCCGACGACGACGTCGTCGACGTCACCGGCTCCGGCGACGAGCGCCCCGAGGCCAGCTACGTGCCGGTCCTGGGCGAGATCGCCGCCGGTGTGCCGATCACCGCCGAGGAGCTCGTCGACGACGTCTTCCCGCTGCCGAAGCAGGTTGTCGGCGAGGGATCCCTCTTCCTGCTCAAGGTCGTCGGCGACTCGATGGTCGACGCGGCCATCTGCGACGGCGACTGGGTCGTCGTGCGCCAGCAGCCGCAGGCCGACAACGGCGACATCGTCGCGGCGATGCTCGACAACGAGGCCACGGTCAAGACCTTCAAGCGCACGGACGGTCATGTCTGGCTGCTCCCCCACAACCCTGCCTTCGACCCGATCGACGGCGACCACGCGACCATCCTCGGCAAGGTGACCGCAGTCCTGCGCAGCCTCTGA